In Pseudofrankia saprophytica, one genomic interval encodes:
- a CDS encoding SpoIIE family protein phosphatase: protein MPVTRDASPPGSPTRPANGLPSTPGELLVDLNVDADARAVPRSRRLVSATLAGIEPPLRALRADVALIAGELLTNALLHGKPPITLRVLTQGSGLRVEVADASPTTPTRGRPSSESFTGRGLAIVHSLAARWGCSPDGAGKVVWAELDAAAETSPPQPTERPPASPPPNTPVTGRHTTPPTQPHPPVAPAPAHYPVSIGDIPTDLLLAAKSHVDNLVREFTLASRGAASGESGAVPPHLAELITVVTTRFAAPREAIRRQALAAAAARRPRTTLELSLPLSAADAAEEYLVALDKADEYARAARLLTVETPPAHWAFRRWYISSIITQLRAAGSGQPPPAPPSFEEFLLRALAEVSTARRAAERGARLQAATAALASTTRPEQVAEVVLTEGVAALGANGGSLLVPLDGDLLAVPGAVGYPGELVAQLRAERRDAPLPAAEAIREGQAVWLESVAEDHARYPQLHQLEPTTVSLCALPLSVGAEVLGALRFSFDYPRLFGPEDREFAGALAAQTALALERARLIAAERQARERVTFLAAATTRLTARLDEGETLHQLAALFTPTLSEYAAVYLAESGTQPHLVAEAGTHANTPTDADTPAQGHLDPARVQAMRLALHHGQTIAIAGPAARGLSWPTAPANPDLPENGRPAAATTESGAILAVPLRLRSETAGVLGLSRPPGAAAFSADEQSLIQDVADRAAIALVHARQYQRERETALTLQRSLLPRRMPEIAGVAFAWRYLPAGAGSLVGGDWYDVLTLDDDTIALVIGDVMGRGIQAAATMGQLRASARAGTSAHLPAEAVLVQLDAAVSGLEQDQITTVAMAILDPAARQLRVASAGHLPPLIVPPHGEPQFVAVEPGPPLGAGLTGGHYAETAVPFAPGSILLLYTDGLVEDRHRSVDEGMAVLRSVAAGASGPEELCERALAALAHGSHDDDTALLAVSLTADAA from the coding sequence ATGCCCGTGACACGAGACGCCAGCCCCCCCGGCTCGCCCACCCGTCCCGCCAACGGGCTCCCGTCGACACCCGGCGAGCTCCTCGTCGACCTGAACGTCGACGCCGACGCCCGCGCCGTACCACGATCACGCCGACTCGTGTCCGCGACCCTCGCCGGCATCGAACCGCCGCTGCGGGCGCTGCGCGCCGACGTCGCCCTCATCGCCGGCGAGCTGCTGACCAACGCCCTCCTCCACGGCAAACCCCCCATCACCCTGCGCGTACTCACCCAGGGCAGCGGACTGCGGGTGGAGGTCGCCGACGCGAGCCCCACCACACCCACCAGAGGACGACCAAGCTCCGAGTCGTTCACCGGCCGCGGCCTGGCGATCGTCCACAGCCTCGCCGCACGCTGGGGCTGCTCCCCCGACGGCGCCGGGAAGGTCGTCTGGGCCGAACTCGACGCCGCGGCCGAAACCAGCCCCCCGCAGCCCACCGAACGCCCCCCGGCCAGCCCCCCGCCGAACACACCGGTAACCGGCCGGCACACCACACCACCAACCCAGCCCCACCCACCCGTCGCCCCGGCCCCGGCCCACTACCCGGTCAGCATCGGCGACATCCCGACCGACCTGCTGCTGGCCGCCAAGAGCCACGTCGACAACCTGGTCCGCGAGTTCACCCTCGCCTCCCGTGGCGCGGCCAGCGGCGAGAGCGGCGCGGTCCCGCCCCACCTCGCCGAACTGATCACCGTCGTGACGACCCGGTTCGCCGCCCCCCGGGAGGCGATCCGCCGGCAGGCACTGGCCGCCGCCGCGGCCAGACGACCCCGGACCACCCTCGAACTCTCGCTCCCGCTGTCCGCCGCGGACGCCGCCGAGGAGTACCTCGTCGCCCTCGACAAGGCAGACGAGTACGCCAGAGCGGCCCGGCTGCTCACCGTGGAGACACCGCCCGCTCACTGGGCGTTCCGCCGCTGGTACATCAGCTCGATCATCACCCAGCTGCGCGCCGCCGGCAGCGGCCAGCCACCGCCCGCGCCACCCAGCTTCGAGGAGTTCCTGCTGCGCGCCCTGGCCGAGGTCTCCACGGCCCGGCGCGCCGCCGAACGCGGCGCCCGCCTCCAGGCCGCGACGGCGGCACTCGCGTCCACCACCCGCCCCGAACAGGTCGCCGAGGTCGTCCTCACCGAGGGTGTCGCCGCACTCGGCGCGAACGGCGGCAGCCTGCTCGTACCCCTCGACGGCGACCTGCTCGCCGTCCCCGGAGCCGTCGGCTACCCAGGCGAACTGGTCGCCCAACTACGCGCCGAACGGCGCGACGCGCCACTGCCCGCCGCGGAGGCGATCCGGGAAGGCCAAGCCGTCTGGCTGGAGTCCGTCGCCGAGGATCACGCCCGCTACCCGCAGCTGCACCAACTCGAGCCCACCACGGTCTCCCTCTGCGCACTGCCGCTGTCCGTCGGCGCAGAGGTACTCGGCGCGCTCCGGTTCTCCTTCGACTACCCACGGCTGTTCGGCCCCGAGGACCGCGAGTTCGCCGGCGCGCTCGCCGCCCAGACCGCGCTCGCACTCGAACGAGCCCGGCTGATCGCCGCCGAACGACAGGCCCGGGAACGCGTGACCTTCCTGGCCGCCGCCACCACCCGGCTGACAGCCCGCCTCGACGAAGGCGAGACCCTCCACCAGCTGGCCGCCCTGTTCACCCCCACCCTCTCCGAATACGCCGCCGTCTACCTCGCCGAAAGCGGCACCCAACCCCACCTGGTGGCCGAAGCCGGTACCCACGCCAACACCCCCACCGACGCCGACACGCCAGCCCAGGGACACCTCGACCCCGCCCGCGTGCAGGCGATGCGCCTGGCACTCCACCACGGCCAGACCATCGCCATCGCCGGCCCCGCCGCCCGCGGCCTGTCCTGGCCCACCGCCCCAGCCAACCCCGACCTCCCCGAGAACGGGCGGCCCGCCGCCGCGACCACCGAATCCGGCGCCATCCTCGCCGTGCCACTGCGCCTGCGCTCCGAGACCGCCGGCGTTCTGGGACTGTCCCGACCCCCCGGGGCCGCCGCCTTCTCCGCCGACGAGCAGAGCCTCATCCAGGACGTCGCGGACCGGGCAGCCATCGCGCTCGTCCACGCCCGCCAGTACCAGCGGGAACGCGAGACCGCGCTGACCCTGCAACGCAGCCTGCTGCCACGCCGCATGCCCGAGATCGCCGGCGTCGCGTTCGCATGGCGCTACCTGCCGGCCGGCGCTGGCTCCCTCGTCGGCGGCGACTGGTACGACGTCCTGACACTCGACGACGACACGATCGCCCTCGTCATCGGCGACGTCATGGGCCGAGGCATCCAGGCCGCCGCCACCATGGGCCAGCTACGGGCCAGCGCACGGGCAGGCACCTCGGCCCACCTGCCCGCCGAGGCGGTCCTCGTCCAGCTCGACGCCGCCGTCAGCGGGCTCGAACAGGACCAGATCACCACCGTCGCCATGGCGATACTCGACCCGGCGGCGCGCCAGCTGCGCGTCGCCTCCGCCGGCCACCTGCCACCGCTGATCGTCCCGCCACACGGCGAGCCCCAGTTCGTCGCCGTGGAACCAGGCCCCCCGCTGGGCGCCGGCCTCACCGGCGGCCACTACGCCGAGACCGCCGTCCCGTTCGCCCCCGGCAGCATCCTGCTGCTCTACACCGACGGACTCGTCGAGGACCGGCACCGCTCCGTCGACGAGGGCATGGCGGTACTGCGCTCCGTCGCCGCGGGCGCGTCCGGCCCGGAGGAGCTGTGCGAACGGGCGCTCGCCGCGCTCGCCCACGGCAGCCACGACGACGACACCGCCCTGCTCGCCGTCTCCCTCACCGCCGACGCCGCCTGA